In the Styela clava chromosome 8, kaStyClav1.hap1.2, whole genome shotgun sequence genome, one interval contains:
- the LOC120346397 gene encoding uncharacterized protein LOC120346397 translates to MAEKYSRSVLRVVIAQLSQAVGFDSIQSSSLDILTNVLEQYLLVLSKSVHDFSEQCCQTKPNLLDVEFALKRMHVAIPDLVEYMQQMEPVAFPHKVPMFPAPKDSNLQFPSGNNPEDFDRAEHIPLYMPSMIVAPPKPIVETEENDLPESQKSKKATFVIAGKAQGSSSDEDDYSAGEASNEEYMSDDSLSHNPVKSRHLTKPEDIPTIEGTAPSSMMSEWDELRGSMSPTRRSSFETASELHERPVVKGKKSFDEPHNYTPSHKTTKPFQDLPWLSPDKPTPEKRHVPSTSSSVRKDSWASKTTKSEDPKWLSGKKKTADVYDADWLQGETASPVHLSKQHTPDLSLGSSTVEKKPWLSKDKDYSSTPSNKGTPSSKKLMTPQSGKQRLTSTPSSSSSHKHFSKQGIDRKSSHHKPYKSFKHSSSSKKADLGDEPIKAKIEAAERLIQGPPVPAYKPQTPKSVKREPGLQSPPKSPVRSSIERAEKLLKHPVENLNFPPSRETSPVIKQEKLFPGKSLEDKDRSNFASYKSMDDAIDAVINRASEETVKKDEQAKKDAEEADLMRFSHLVEDSSSSDSDADVSHKVEQMLQLEERGLRDAHPPTPGSSPIPTPSSAETPQSLDIDDEDEDVIVDSDSGESIPLPPKISPVSEKSKSKHEKHSKKEKHKKKMKRTDDGSSKSSHKSHSKSKKDKHIHKPASFVTTETISEKSVKMKVKLKHLKHPEPKLFDVDQDLFKADMKQTPKPFKEEKHKFKEGKHHKTKEHKKHSTPKLSEVKQSSGEHDMSVEKIILKKSKSGDAKVVKPKVKEHARSPSPPSPVISRNLPLPKLSAAVPVMNVTATIKEKEKKKSKKEKKKKKDRDKDKDIDIGWSHDKEIRRESKERSHHREKFKDPEKDVAISLRRDSFDSDAPSPMVPKLTLKMGASEKKFVIKQGGNSSVKSSTKKRSHSSIGDSPIPAKERKVSVESVKTVSESFAAAVERKVITQTISAGPAPAPLGVYEDEDGNKVWICPGCNKPDDGSPMIGCDTCDDWYHWPCVNIKKEPPDDVDWYCPRCIKRQQLSKLKGSAKKRKKK, encoded by the exons ATGGCGGAGAAATACAGCAGAAGTGTGCTGAGAGTTGTTATAGCTCAGCTTAGTCAAGCTGTTGGATTTGATTCAATTCAATCATCTTCTCTTGACATTCTCACCAATGTGTTGGAACaatatttacttgttttatcaAAGTCTGTTCATGATTTTAGTGAACAATGTTGTCAGACAAAACCGAACCTATTGGATGTAGAATTTGCATTAAAAAGAATGCATGTTGCTATCCCTGATTTAGTCGAGTACATGCAACAAATGGAGCCGGTTGCTTTCCCACATAAGGTGCCAATGTTCCCTGCACCAAAGGATTCGAATTTACAATTTCCTTCTGGTAATAATCCTGAAGATTTTGACAGAGCGGAACATATTCCTCTTTACATGCCTTCAATGATTGTTGCACCACCAAAACCAATTGTTGAAACTGAAGAAAATGATTTACCTGAAAGCCAAAAAAGTAAGAAAGCAACATTTGTCATTGCTGGCAAAGCACAAGGCTCTTCCTCTGATGAAGATGATTATTCTGCAGGTGAGGCATCGAATGAAGAATACATGTCCGATGATTCCCTATCACATAACCCAGTGAAGTCTCGTCATTTGACAAAACCAGAAGACATTCCAACAATTGAAGGTACTGCACCAAGTAGTATGATGTCTGAATGGGATGAGCTGCGTGGTAGCATGTCACCAACAAGACGAAGTAGTTTTGAAACGGCAAGTGAATTACATGAACGACCTGTAGTAAAAGGGAAAAAGAGTTTCGATGAGCCACATAATTACACACCATCTCATAAAACGACTAAACCTTTTCAAGACTTGCCATGGTTGAGCCCTGATAAACCCACTCCAGAAAAGCGTCATGTGCCATCCACGAGCTCAAGTGTGCGTAAGGATTCTTGGGCGTCCAAAACTACAAAATCTGAAGACCCAAAATGGCTGTCTGGAAAGAAAAAAACTGCTGATGTGTATGATGCTGACTGGTTGCAAGGTGAAACTGCATCTCCTGTCCATTTATCTAAACAACACACACCAGATTTATCACTTGGAAGCTCCACGGTGGAAAAGAAACCATGGCTAAGTAAGGATAAAGATTATTCTTCTACACCTAGTAACAAGGGCACACCTAGCTCAAAAAAGCTCATGACTCCTCAAAGTGGAAAGCAAAGATTGACTTCGACTCCAAGCAGTTCTTCAAGCCACAAACATTTTTCGAAACAAGGTATTGACCGAAAATCATCTCATCACAAACCATATAAATCATTCAAACATTCATCATCTAGCAAGAAAGCTGACCTAGGGGACGAGCCTATAAAAGCTAAGATTGAGGCGGCAGAAAGACTTATCCAGGGTCCTCCTGTACCTGCTTACAAACCTCAAACTCCAAAATCAGTAAAACGTGAGCCTGGTCTGCAATCACCTCCTAAGTCTCCAGTGCGATCTAGCATTGAACGAGCTGAAAAACTACTCAAGCATCCTGTTGAGAATTTAAATTTTCCTCCTTCAAGAGAAACCTCTCCTGTAATCAAACAAGAGAAGCTTTTTCCTGGCAAAAGTCTCGAAGATAAAGATCGCTCCAACTTTGCATCTTATAAATCTATGGATGATGCAATTGATGCTGTTATCAATAGAGCTTCAGAAGAAACTGTAAAGAAAGATGAGCAGGCTAAAAAAGATGCGGAGGAAGCAGATTTGATGAGATTCTCTCATCTTGTAGAGGATTCTAGTTCATCAGATTCTGATGCGGATGTTTCTCATAAAGTGGAACAAATGTTGCAACTGGAAGAAAGAGGACTAAGAGATGCACATCCTCCTACTCCAGGATCATCTCCCATTCCTACTCCGTCATCCGCAGAAACTCCACAATCTCTTGACATAGATGATGAAGATGAAGATGTTATCGTTGATTCTGATTCAGGTGAATCAATACCATTACCGCCAAAAATTTCACCTGTCAGTGAGAAGTCAAAATCCAAACATGAAAAACATAGTAAAAAAGAGAAgcacaaaaagaaaatgaaacgaACAGATGATGGAAGCAGCAAATCCTCACACAAATCgcattcaaaatcgaaaaaggATAAACACATTCATAAACCAGCATCTTTCGTTACCACAGAAACAATATCTGAAAAATCAGTTAAAATGAAAGTTAAACTAAAACATTTGAAACACCCTGAACCTAAACTTTTTGACGTCGATCAAGATTTGTTTAAAGCTGACATGAAACAAACACCAAAACCATTTAAAGAAGAGAAACATAAATTTAAAGAAGGCAAGCATCATAAGACAAAAGAACATAAAAAGCATTCGACACCGAAATTATCGGAAGTTAAACAATCTTCTGGTGAACACGATATGTCAGTGGAAAAAATAATTCTGAAGAAGTCAAAGAGCGGAGATGCAAAAGTAGTCAAACCCAAAGTGAAAGAACACGCAAGGTCACCTTCACCACCATCTCCGGTGATTAGTCGAAATTTACCATTGCCAAAACTTTCTGCTGCAGTTCCCGTCATGAATGTTACAGCAACAATCAAAGAAAAGGAAAAGAAGAAATCTAAGAAagagaaaaagaagaagaaagaTAGAGATAAGGACAAAGATATTGATATTGGATGGTCACATGATAAAGAAATAAGAAGGGAAAGCAAAGAAAGAAGTCATCATAGAGAAAAATTTAAAGATCCTGAGAAAGACGTCGCTATATCGTTAAGACGTGATTCTTTTGATTCTGATGCTCCTTCCCCAATGGTACcaaaactaacattaaaaatgGGAGCAAGTGAGAAAAAATTTGTTATTAAGCAAGGTGGCAATTCTAGTGTCAAATCTAGTACCAAAAAACGGTCACATTCTTCTATTGGCGACAGCCCAATACCTGCCAAAGAACGAAAGGTGTCTGTAGAAAGTGTAAAAACTGTTTCAGAGAGTTTTGCAGCTGCTGTTGAAAGAAAAGTTATCACTCAAACGATAAGTGCTGGCCCAGCTCCGGCTCCACTCGGTGTATATGAAGACGAAGATGGGAATAAG GTATGGATTTGCCCAGGATGTAATAAGCCTGATGATGGTAGCCCAATGATTGGATGTGATACATGTGACGATTGGTATCATTGGCCTTGTGTTAACATCAAAAAAGAACCTCCTGATGATGTGGATTGGTATTGTCCAAGATGTATCAAACGACAACAGCTAAGTAAACTGAAAGGATCTGCTAAAAAACgtaaaaagaaatga
- the LOC144425646 gene encoding uncharacterized protein LOC144425646, with amino-acid sequence MSGPSMILVGLHESHVRWGNSMNPFEQIVFYLSDLKIGMTLAIFNEDGKMPNRSELLKNSVRHGDNISATYLRKRLGMPSAPIAFPTRRVANSIVSSFIVAGLKNMDWFTRLPR; translated from the exons ATGTCGGGGCCAAGCATGATCCTTGTGGGACTCCATGAGTCACATGTAAGGTGGGGGAACAGTATGAACCCATTTGAACAAATTGTGTTCTATTTGTCAG ATTTAAAGATCGGAATGACTCTGGCGATTTTCAATGAAGATGGGAAAATGCCTAATCGAAGCGAGCTGTTAAAGAACTCTGTCAGACATGGTGATAATATATCTGCAACATATCTGAGAAAGCGACTGGGAATGCCGTCTGCCCCAATTGCCTTCCCGACCCGCAGGGTAGCTAATTCTATAGTTAGTTCGTTCATCGTTGCTGGACTCAAGAATATGGATTGGTTTACTCGTTTGCCAAGGTAA
- the LOC120345321 gene encoding glycylpeptide N-tetradecanoyltransferase 2-like, which translates to MAAKYSDCDEITEKLADISLKPSENAAEEISQSPPSQPEQTGTKKKKKKNRKKSAKVAAATNDEGQNNLKVKSVDIKEIIKAQQEESARQKWKFWNTQPVPKLDEKVEEVGKIEADKDKIKEDSYTLPAGFEWDTLDLKNSAQLKEVYELLTENYVEDEDNMFRFDYSAGFLQWALQPPGHFKEWHCGVRVVKNKKLVGFISGVPSKIKVYEQVENMVEINFLCVHKKLRAKRVAPVLIKEITRRVNLRGVFQAVYTAGIVLPKPIATCRYYHRSLNPKKLVDVQFSHIGRNQTMQRLIKLMRLPTDTQTKGLREMRKKDVAQCHTLYLDFVKKFNLTQLFTLEEFEHFFLPRPGIVQSYVVENAEGKLTDMSSFFSLPSSIMSHPDHSTLNAAYSFYTVHTETNITQLMKDMLIIAKQQGYDVFNALDLMDNRQFLKELKFGMGDGNLNYYLFNYKCPVIESEKVGLVLQ; encoded by the coding sequence ATGGCTGCAAAATATTCAGACTGTGACGAAATTACAGAAAAACTAGCTGATATTTCATTAAAGCCATCAGAAAATGCAGCAGAGGAGATTTCTCAGTCACCACCTTCCCAACCTGAACAAACAggaacaaaaaaaaagaaaaagaagaataGGAAAAAATCTGCCAAAGTGGCAGCTGCAACAAACGATGAAGGTCAGAATAATTTGAAAGTTAAATCTGTGGATATCAAAGAAATTATTAAAGCCCAACAGGAAGAATCTGCTAGGCAGAAATGGAAATTTTGGAACACACAGCCAGTGCCAAAGCTAGATGAAAAAGTAGAAGAGGTTGGAAAGATAGAGGCTGATAAGGATAAGATCAAAGAAGATAGTTACACGCTTCCTGCAGGATTTGAATGGGACACTCTGGATCTTAAAAATAGCGCCCAGTTGAAAGAAGTCTATGAGTTATTGACAGAGAATTATGTAGAAGATGAAGACAATATGTTTCGTTTTGATTACTCTGCTGGATTTTTGCAATGGGCACTGCAACCTCCGGGACATTTCAAAGAATGGCACTGTGGAGTTCGAGTGGTAAAAAATAAGAAGCTTGTTGGTTTTATCAGTGGTGTTCCATCGAAAATTAAAGTCTACGAACAAGTGGAAAATatggttgaaataaattttttatgtgtCCACAAAAAACTTCGAGCGAAACGAGTTGCTCCTGTACTTATTAAAGAAATCACAAGGAGGGTCAATCTGAGAGGAGTTTTTCAGGCAGTGTATACAGCAGGAATTGTCCTTCCTAAACCTATCGCAACATGTCGGTATTATCATCGTTCTCTTAATCCTAAGAAGCTCGTCGATGTTCAGTTTTCACACATTGGAAGGAATCAAACTATGCAACGCTTGATCAAATTGATGAGATTACCTACTGATACGCAGACGAAAGGATTGAGAGAAATGAGAAAGAAAGATGTAGCACAATGTCATACCCTCTATCTggattttgttaaaaaatttaatttgacccAACTTTTTACTTTGGAagaatttgagcattttttctTGCCACGACCTGGTATTGTGCAGAGTTACGTTGTTGAAAATGCAGAAGGTAAACTGACTGATAtgtcaagttttttttctctCCCATCTTCAATTATGAGCCATCCTGATCATTCAACTTTAAATGCTGCTTACTCATTCTACACAGTTCATACAGAAACAAATATCACACAACTCATGAAAGATATGCTTATTATAGCTAAACAGCAAGGCTATGATGTGTTCAACGCTTTAGATTTGATGGATAATCGACAATTTTTGAAGGAACTCAAATTCGGTATGGGTGATGGGAATCTCAATTATTACCTTTTCAATTATAAATGCCCTGTGATAGAATCTGAAAAAGTTGGACTTGTGTTACAGTGA